From one Bacteriovorax sp. BAL6_X genomic stretch:
- the katG gene encoding catalase/peroxidase HPI, with product MWGTNNNDWWPKRLKLNILRQHSELTNPMDKDFNYAKEFSSLDLNEVKKDLFDIMTDSQPWWPADYGHYGPLFIRMTWHAAGTYRTSDGRGGANTGNQRFAPLNSWPDNGNLDKARRLLWPVKQKYGNKISWADLLVLAGNCALESMGFKTYGFAGGRQDIYQPEEDVYWGAEAEWLGDKRYTGDRELEKPLAAVQMGLIYVNPEGPNAKPDPVASGIDVRETFARMAMNDEETVALVAGGHTFGKCHGAAPDSNLGPEPEAAPIEQMGLGWKSSYATGKAGDTITSGIEGAWKPNPTKWDNGYLTMLFKYEWEKVKSPAGAWQWLAKDVADEDMIEDAHDKTKKHRPMMTTADLSLRFDPAYEKIARRYKDNPEEFRESFAKAWYKLTHRDMGPKARYLGKEVPNQEHLWQDPIPALNHELINEIDIAELKNQILNSTLSISQMVRTAWAAASSFRGSDMRGGVNGARIRLAPQKNWAVNMPSELSEVLVELERIQKGFDKTVSLSDIIVLAGCAGVEKAANDAGVKIEVPFKPGRMDTTQELTDIESFSALEPEADGFRNYLRTKFTVAAEELLIDKAQLLTLTAPEMTVLVGGLRVLGANYNNSNHGVFTNRVGVLSNDFFTNLLDMKYEWKAKDNDKDIFEATEKSSNKPIWTATRVDLIFGSNSELRAISEVYGQSDSKEKFVNDFVKAWDKVMNLDRFE from the coding sequence ATGTGGGGAACTAATAATAATGATTGGTGGCCAAAGCGCCTCAAGCTTAACATCTTAAGACAACACTCAGAACTGACTAATCCTATGGATAAAGACTTTAACTATGCAAAGGAGTTTAGCTCCCTAGATCTAAATGAAGTAAAAAAAGATCTATTTGATATAATGACAGATTCACAACCGTGGTGGCCCGCAGACTATGGACATTACGGACCTTTATTCATTCGAATGACCTGGCATGCTGCTGGTACATATAGAACATCAGATGGACGAGGCGGAGCAAACACAGGCAACCAACGATTTGCACCTCTTAATAGCTGGCCAGATAATGGAAACCTCGATAAGGCACGTAGGCTCTTATGGCCAGTAAAACAAAAATATGGAAACAAGATTTCATGGGCCGACCTTCTTGTTCTTGCAGGAAACTGCGCTCTAGAATCAATGGGTTTTAAAACATACGGATTCGCAGGTGGACGACAGGATATCTATCAGCCAGAAGAAGATGTTTACTGGGGAGCAGAAGCCGAGTGGCTTGGAGATAAAAGATACACTGGAGACCGAGAGCTTGAAAAACCTTTGGCCGCAGTTCAAATGGGACTAATCTACGTAAACCCAGAGGGGCCAAATGCCAAGCCAGATCCGGTTGCTTCAGGTATTGATGTACGAGAAACATTTGCACGAATGGCCATGAATGATGAAGAGACAGTGGCCCTAGTGGCCGGAGGTCACACTTTTGGAAAGTGTCACGGAGCAGCTCCAGACTCAAACCTTGGACCAGAACCAGAAGCGGCTCCAATCGAACAAATGGGACTTGGATGGAAAAGTAGCTATGCCACTGGAAAGGCCGGCGATACAATTACAAGTGGAATCGAAGGAGCATGGAAGCCAAATCCTACAAAGTGGGATAATGGATACCTAACAATGCTATTTAAATATGAATGGGAAAAAGTGAAGTCTCCTGCTGGAGCATGGCAATGGCTTGCAAAAGATGTAGCCGATGAAGATATGATTGAGGATGCGCACGATAAAACAAAAAAACATCGCCCAATGATGACAACCGCTGACCTTTCACTACGCTTTGACCCAGCATATGAAAAAATTGCGAGACGTTACAAAGATAATCCTGAAGAGTTTAGAGAGAGCTTCGCAAAAGCATGGTACAAGCTTACTCATAGAGATATGGGCCCGAAAGCACGCTATCTTGGAAAAGAAGTACCTAATCAAGAACATCTTTGGCAGGATCCTATCCCAGCACTAAACCATGAACTAATAAATGAAATCGACATAGCAGAACTAAAGAATCAAATTCTTAACTCAACACTAAGTATTTCTCAGATGGTAAGAACAGCTTGGGCAGCAGCTTCTAGCTTTAGAGGATCAGATATGCGTGGAGGAGTAAATGGTGCACGTATTCGCTTAGCTCCACAAAAGAACTGGGCGGTAAATATGCCATCAGAGCTAAGTGAAGTTTTAGTAGAACTTGAGAGAATACAAAAAGGTTTTGATAAAACAGTCTCACTTTCTGATATTATTGTACTTGCAGGCTGTGCAGGAGTAGAAAAGGCCGCTAATGATGCAGGCGTAAAGATTGAAGTTCCATTTAAGCCTGGCCGAATGGATACAACACAAGAGCTTACAGATATTGAATCTTTTTCAGCTCTTGAGCCAGAAGCTGATGGGTTTAGAAACTATTTAAGAACAAAGTTCACAGTTGCAGCGGAAGAGCTTCTAATTGACAAGGCACAACTACTAACGCTAACAGCTCCAGAAATGACTGTTCTAGTTGGAGGACTTCGTGTACTCGGAGCAAACTATAACAATTCAAATCATGGAGTATTCACTAATAGAGTTGGTGTTTTATCTAATGACTTTTTTACGAACCTTCTCGATATGAAGTACGAATGGAAGGCCAAAGATAATGATAAAGATATTTTTGAAGCAACAGAAAAGTCTTCAAATAAGCCGATTTGGACAGCGACACGTGTTGATTTAATTTTTGGTTCTAACTCTGAGTTAAGAGCAATATCAGAAGTTTACGGACAAAGCGATTCAAAAGAGAAATTTGTAAATGACTTTGTAAAAGCTTGGGATAAGGTTATGAATCTCGATAGGTTTGAATAA
- a CDS encoding DUF6151 family protein, translated as MSKEIVLLKCECGSVEGELVVNKNLSNHVVCCCDDCQTYTQYLGRRDLLDKYDGTELFQTAPHYIKITKGHEHISCLRLSPKGLYRWYAGCCNFPMVNTLDAKIPFNGLVCAFVSDGGKSKLGNIQSYNMMKYSSVGRKSWPKNGFQKFSKMAGLILLKLISIGSILRLTRPNSFFDIDSGLPKVEPQILSLNKKGHLNSAP; from the coding sequence GTGAGTAAAGAAATTGTTTTATTAAAGTGTGAATGTGGCTCAGTTGAAGGTGAGCTAGTAGTTAATAAGAATTTGAGTAATCATGTTGTTTGTTGCTGTGATGATTGTCAGACTTATACACAATATCTTGGTCGTAGAGATTTATTAGATAAGTATGATGGCACAGAGCTTTTTCAAACAGCACCACATTATATAAAGATTACGAAAGGTCATGAGCATATATCATGCCTAAGATTAAGCCCAAAAGGTCTCTATCGTTGGTATGCAGGTTGTTGTAACTTTCCAATGGTAAATACTCTTGATGCAAAGATTCCGTTTAATGGCCTCGTTTGTGCTTTTGTCAGTGATGGAGGAAAGTCTAAGTTAGGTAATATCCAATCTTATAATATGATGAAGTACTCATCAGTTGGTCGCAAAAGTTGGCCAAAAAATGGCTTTCAGAAATTCTCAAAGATGGCAGGTTTAATTCTTTTAAAACTCATTTCTATCGGGTCTATATTAAGATTAACAAGGCCTAATTCATTCTTTGATATTGACTCTGGCCTACCTAAAGTTGAGCCTCAAATTCTATCTTTAAATAAAAAAGGGCACCTAAACAGTGCCCCTTAA
- a CDS encoding endonuclease I family protein: MFKLLIVSLLCLCAYSSTKLEKAVAILASSNTSIGVRYDLQRLTTKGHTRNSYKTARKHLFGTLHLERDNSNGAYIRDVYCDEVYTNSTPRIGKIGKGRIPNHEVVNCEHTWPQSKFDRGGLSKYQVGDLHHLYPSQNRANSTRGNYNFGKVDAKNSRLDYCPASKFDGNTYEPPTYHKGNVARAMFYFAVRYDRKINSQMEETLRKWHELDPVDEDERLRNDRIENIQGNRNPFIDAPDLVSRITDF; this comes from the coding sequence ATGTTTAAACTTCTAATTGTATCCCTGCTATGCCTTTGCGCATACTCTTCGACTAAGCTCGAGAAGGCCGTGGCAATCCTAGCAAGCTCAAATACTTCTATTGGCGTTCGCTATGACCTTCAAAGACTAACAACTAAGGGACACACAAGAAACTCTTATAAAACAGCAAGAAAGCACCTATTTGGAACTCTTCACCTTGAAAGGGACAACAGCAATGGAGCTTATATTCGCGATGTCTATTGTGATGAAGTTTACACAAATTCAACTCCTCGCATTGGAAAAATTGGTAAAGGAAGAATTCCTAACCATGAAGTTGTGAACTGCGAACACACTTGGCCACAATCAAAATTTGATCGTGGTGGCCTATCAAAATACCAAGTTGGTGATCTTCACCACCTATACCCTTCTCAAAACAGAGCAAATAGCACTCGTGGGAATTATAACTTTGGAAAAGTAGATGCTAAAAATTCAAGACTAGACTACTGTCCTGCTTCTAAATTTGATGGAAATACATACGAGCCACCAACTTACCACAAAGGAAATGTTGCAAGAGCGATGTTCTACTTTGCCGTTCGTTATGATCGAAAAATCAATTCACAAATGGAAGAAACTCTTCGTAAGTGGCATGAACTTGACCCAGTTGATGAAGATGAACGCTTAAGAAACGATAGAATTGAAAATATCCAGGGAAATAGAAACCCATTTATTGATGCTCCAGATCTAGTTTCAAGAATTACAGACTTCTAA
- a CDS encoding hybrid sensor histidine kinase/response regulator yields MKLGLSKISLTILILGISFLSLLYYQREQFLREKYEEEFKSSAQEIISTIHANRGVRGEALVAISHFFASSLNVNQWEFNNFTKPTLKNLNISAICYSGENGTLYETLQSKGKTCGKFGKNNKVIFDTATSDIILQEFVSSVDGTKGRAYMIFSFSSLLPKKLKSDDNSNYRVNLDIGYGAGEKSYNFYRHEEPFATDGSTNYYLTVSGPRIQSTLTVSFDYIVNLALFLFIVVLTVYIIEAGRRREYLISKKVKRQERAIKKQYEELGRQKKLVSQNERLASIGILAAGIGHEINNPLTIILGHLKSLKKRIGEANSKELLEKVEKSEAAAQRIEKIVSGLRKFSRQAQDEEPRDFSVVNIFKDTVSMLKDFYDKDNIHLSLYMNVSEKALIKGERGKFQQVLINLISNARDAVEGKVDGKINIIVKESNERITFKVEDNGHGISEEDRSRVFDLFYTTKDIGKGTGMGLSIAHGFIKDEFNGKMAMKSVVGIGTVFKVSLPIHYGEELSSRQESKMLSLSDFKMKFRAIVVDDEEGIRDLLEEILQDIGITVSLAENGKIAYEMYVASPDSYDLIITDMKMPVMNGPKLIKSIRSNKLIKQPRILITTGCVNINLEGEDRQASSMVDGFLYKPFSEEDIVREISKAMGGGVEKKVA; encoded by the coding sequence GTGAAACTTGGCCTGTCAAAAATCTCATTAACAATTCTAATCCTAGGAATATCGTTCCTCTCTCTTCTCTATTATCAAAGAGAGCAATTTTTAAGAGAAAAGTACGAAGAAGAATTTAAAAGTAGTGCTCAAGAAATTATTTCAACAATCCATGCGAATCGAGGTGTTCGCGGAGAGGCCTTAGTTGCGATCTCACACTTCTTTGCTTCATCTTTAAATGTCAATCAGTGGGAGTTTAATAATTTTACAAAACCAACTTTGAAAAATTTAAATATTTCTGCCATTTGTTATAGTGGAGAAAATGGAACACTTTATGAAACGCTACAGTCTAAAGGAAAGACTTGTGGAAAGTTTGGAAAAAATAATAAGGTCATCTTTGATACTGCAACATCAGATATTATCTTACAAGAATTTGTAAGCTCTGTTGATGGAACAAAGGGGAGGGCCTATATGATATTCTCGTTCTCCTCTTTATTACCTAAAAAATTAAAAAGTGATGATAATTCAAATTATCGAGTGAATCTTGATATTGGTTACGGGGCCGGTGAAAAGAGTTATAACTTTTACCGACACGAGGAACCATTTGCTACGGATGGAAGTACTAATTATTATCTGACAGTTTCTGGACCAAGAATTCAGTCAACTCTTACGGTCTCTTTTGATTATATTGTTAACCTTGCACTTTTTTTATTCATTGTCGTGTTAACGGTTTATATCATCGAAGCTGGAAGAAGAAGAGAATATCTCATTTCTAAGAAAGTTAAAAGACAAGAAAGGGCGATAAAAAAGCAGTATGAAGAATTAGGGCGGCAAAAGAAACTTGTTAGTCAAAATGAAAGATTGGCATCTATAGGAATATTGGCCGCAGGTATTGGTCATGAAATAAATAATCCATTAACAATTATTCTAGGCCATTTAAAGTCACTTAAGAAAAGAATTGGAGAGGCAAATAGTAAAGAGTTATTAGAGAAAGTGGAGAAGTCTGAGGCTGCGGCCCAACGAATAGAGAAAATTGTATCTGGACTAAGAAAATTTTCAAGACAGGCCCAAGACGAAGAGCCTAGGGACTTTAGTGTCGTAAATATTTTTAAAGATACTGTGTCTATGCTAAAGGACTTTTATGACAAGGATAATATTCATTTAAGTCTTTATATGAATGTTAGTGAAAAGGCATTAATCAAAGGCGAAAGAGGAAAGTTTCAACAGGTATTAATTAACCTTATTTCTAATGCTCGAGATGCAGTAGAAGGTAAGGTTGATGGAAAGATCAATATTATTGTCAAGGAAAGCAATGAACGTATAACCTTCAAGGTTGAGGATAACGGACACGGTATTAGTGAAGAGGATCGTTCAAGAGTGTTTGACTTATTTTATACCACCAAGGATATCGGTAAGGGGACGGGGATGGGGCTTTCTATTGCCCATGGTTTCATTAAAGATGAGTTTAACGGAAAGATGGCAATGAAGAGTGTAGTAGGGATAGGAACAGTATTTAAAGTATCGCTACCAATTCATTATGGTGAAGAGTTATCTTCTAGACAGGAGAGTAAGATGCTAAGCTTAAGTGATTTTAAGATGAAGTTTCGTGCGATTGTTGTTGATGATGAAGAAGGAATTAGAGACCTTCTCGAAGAGATTTTACAAGATATCGGGATTACTGTTTCCTTAGCTGAGAATGGCAAGATTGCTTATGAGATGTATGTTGCAAGTCCTGACAGTTATGATTTAATTATTACTGATATGAAGATGCCTGTGATGAATGGACCTAAGCTAATTAAGAGTATTAGAAGTAATAAACTAATTAAACAGCCTCGAATTCTTATTACTACAGGCTGTGTAAATATAAATCTCGAGGGTGAAGATAGACAAGCTTCATCTATGGTTGATGGTTTTTTATATAAGCCATTTTCAGAAGAAGATATCGTAAGAGAAATTAGTAAGGCCATGGGTGGGGGAGTTGAAAAGAAAGTTGCGTAA
- a CDS encoding VOC family protein, with protein sequence MKFLHTMVRVSNLDESMDFYCNKLGLKEVHRIESEAGKFSLVYLSAPEDEEKAKVEQAPLVELTYNWPDDNGNTEKLPVSSRNWGHLAFRVDDIYETCQKLMDQGVTINRPPRDGYMAFLKSPDDISIELLQKGEPLSPATPWKDMENTGSW encoded by the coding sequence ATGAAGTTTCTCCACACAATGGTTCGTGTAAGTAACCTAGATGAAAGTATGGATTTCTATTGCAATAAACTTGGACTCAAAGAAGTTCATCGTATTGAAAGTGAAGCAGGGAAGTTCTCTCTTGTGTATTTAAGTGCACCCGAAGATGAAGAGAAAGCAAAAGTAGAACAAGCTCCACTGGTTGAGCTTACTTATAATTGGCCTGATGATAATGGCAACACTGAGAAGTTGCCTGTTAGTAGTCGTAACTGGGGCCATTTAGCATTTCGTGTCGATGACATCTATGAGACTTGTCAGAAGCTTATGGATCAAGGTGTGACTATCAACCGTCCACCAAGAGATGGTTATATGGCCTTCTTAAAATCACCTGATGATATCTCTATTGAGCTACTTCAAAAAGGTGAGCCTCTTTCTCCTGCCACTCCTTGGAAGGATATGGAAAATACAGGCTCTTGGTAA
- a CDS encoding chloride channel protein codes for MAADITNDSRNLKYYFSFIVLGVLTGISSSVFLHLLKLVTTIRFKYSYLIYFLPIAMVAVNFCYKKWSPISEKGNNLIIDEVHHPKRDIPLVMIPLILFSTLVSHLFGASVGREGSAVQMGGAIGNYLAKLFKYSKRKRAVLLMAGCGAGFGTAIGAPFAGAIFGIEAIYLNARIKISTFLECLIASYIGFYTTHLLYTPHSVYIRITQLEFSWKLVFYALIAGAGFGLVARLFVLSVEKSKDRIKSLGRPLLITFLGCLILLFFYYVLNDFYKQRYTGLGIEVIQQALTEIVSIKDFILKFILTVISLVSGIKGGEFTPLVYIGTTMGSWMSSIVSINPNFLAALGFCVVFGSASNTPLACIAMGAEIFGHELLPYLFIAMVIGQIASGKETIYSAQIVKKFK; via the coding sequence ATGGCAGCAGATATTACTAATGATAGTCGCAATCTAAAATATTATTTTTCTTTTATCGTATTAGGTGTCCTTACAGGGATTTCTTCCTCTGTTTTTTTACATCTGTTAAAACTAGTAACAACCATTAGATTCAAATATAGTTATCTCATTTATTTTTTACCAATTGCTATGGTTGCAGTTAACTTCTGCTATAAGAAATGGTCTCCAATTAGTGAGAAGGGAAATAATCTTATTATTGATGAAGTTCATCACCCTAAAAGAGATATTCCGCTAGTTATGATACCTCTAATTCTTTTTTCCACATTAGTTTCTCATCTATTTGGTGCAAGTGTTGGACGAGAAGGAAGTGCCGTGCAGATGGGGGGAGCAATTGGGAACTATTTAGCAAAATTATTTAAATATTCAAAAAGAAAGAGAGCGGTTCTTTTAATGGCCGGATGTGGGGCCGGGTTTGGTACTGCAATCGGTGCTCCTTTTGCTGGTGCTATCTTTGGGATTGAAGCAATCTACTTAAATGCTAGGATCAAGATATCTACTTTTCTTGAATGCTTAATTGCTTCTTATATTGGTTTTTACACGACTCATTTACTCTATACACCTCACTCGGTATATATACGAATTACTCAATTAGAGTTTTCATGGAAGCTCGTCTTTTATGCACTTATTGCAGGTGCCGGCTTTGGCCTAGTTGCAAGACTATTTGTTCTTTCTGTTGAGAAGTCGAAAGATAGAATTAAATCCCTTGGTCGGCCACTACTTATAACGTTTCTGGGCTGTCTTATTTTGCTATTTTTTTACTATGTACTTAATGATTTCTATAAACAGCGTTACACTGGGCTAGGGATTGAAGTTATTCAACAGGCCCTAACAGAAATAGTATCGATTAAAGATTTCATTTTAAAATTTATACTTACAGTAATTTCTCTCGTCTCAGGAATCAAAGGAGGTGAATTCACACCGCTTGTTTATATAGGAACAACAATGGGCTCATGGATGTCGTCTATTGTTTCAATTAATCCTAATTTTCTAGCGGCCCTTGGATTTTGTGTTGTCTTTGGTAGTGCTTCTAATACACCTCTTGCGTGTATTGCCATGGGCGCCGAGATCTTTGGCCATGAGTTACTACCTTATCTCTTTATTGCCATGGTTATCGGACAGATCGCTTCGGGTAAAGAGACAATCTATTCAGCACAAATCGTTAAGAAATTTAAATAG
- a CDS encoding ectonucleotide pyrophosphatase/phosphodiesterase codes for MKKLLVPLALITLFAYTSCTKNSSTYKNSYHIEQSSQNTASVEELQNINPVLLISLDGYRYDYTKKYQPKFLSKFSNEGAQLKSLIPSYPTKTFPNHLSIATGRYPMNHGIVANHFYAPDLEQSYSLKDRKAIKNKNFYLSPTIWVAAEEQGLKTATLFWPGSEADISGVRPSYWYDYIHSMPHKDRVDQVLKWLKLPPKQRPYFMTLYFPDIDSAGHHHGTKSKEVKEAITKVDETLEKFITQATELTPNLNIIIVSDHGMKNVDEKKKEIILKNDDLMQIKEDYRIYGAGPITQFYLKAKGRDVEKDIVALNAKAENFKCYNKDNTPKRLNFRGNVRVGSIACIAKSGWWIAATDLNSPKASHGWDQFSDMDMHGIFYAQGPDFKKNYIAESKENIHIFPLVLRLLGLDNHYQIDGKIEAIQDIINQ; via the coding sequence ATGAAAAAGCTACTCGTACCATTAGCATTAATAACACTATTCGCATACACGTCCTGTACAAAGAACAGTTCGACATACAAGAATAGTTACCATATTGAACAATCAAGTCAGAACACCGCTTCTGTTGAAGAATTACAAAATATTAATCCTGTACTTCTTATCTCCTTAGATGGCTACCGCTACGATTACACAAAGAAATATCAACCAAAGTTCTTATCAAAATTTTCAAATGAAGGGGCCCAGTTAAAAAGTCTTATTCCTTCGTACCCTACTAAAACATTTCCAAATCACCTATCAATTGCAACAGGCCGCTATCCGATGAACCATGGGATTGTAGCAAATCACTTCTACGCCCCAGACCTTGAACAGAGCTATTCTCTAAAAGATCGTAAGGCAATTAAAAATAAAAATTTCTACCTCTCACCTACTATATGGGTGGCCGCAGAAGAACAAGGACTAAAGACTGCAACACTATTTTGGCCAGGCTCTGAAGCTGATATTTCAGGAGTTAGGCCTTCTTATTGGTATGACTATATTCACTCAATGCCACACAAAGATCGAGTCGACCAAGTTCTAAAATGGTTAAAACTACCTCCAAAGCAAAGGCCATATTTTATGACTCTCTACTTTCCAGACATAGACTCCGCTGGCCATCATCACGGTACAAAGTCTAAGGAAGTCAAAGAGGCCATCACTAAAGTTGATGAAACATTAGAAAAATTTATTACTCAAGCAACAGAGCTTACGCCAAATTTAAATATTATCATTGTCTCTGACCATGGAATGAAGAATGTCGATGAGAAGAAGAAAGAAATCATCTTAAAGAATGATGACCTGATGCAGATAAAAGAAGATTATAGAATTTATGGTGCAGGCCCTATTACTCAATTCTACCTAAAGGCCAAGGGAAGAGATGTCGAAAAAGATATCGTAGCGCTAAATGCTAAGGCCGAAAATTTTAAATGTTACAATAAGGACAATACTCCAAAAAGACTAAACTTTAGAGGAAATGTACGAGTTGGCTCAATTGCTTGTATAGCTAAATCGGGCTGGTGGATTGCTGCTACAGACTTAAACTCTCCTAAAGCAAGTCACGGTTGGGATCAGTTTAGTGATATGGATATGCATGGAATTTTCTATGCTCAGGGACCTGATTTTAAGAAGAATTATATAGCTGAGTCAAAAGAGAATATTCACATCTTCCCTCTTGTTCTGAGACTTTTAGGGCTCGATAATCATTATCAAATCGATGGAAAGATCGAAGCAATTCAAGACATCATCAATCAATAG
- a CDS encoding YceI family protein translates to MRNLLNNYKWCLIGHLFITLLISLNTFGSTSYIVNKEHSKLKFSIKYMALTDVEGQFDDYTIYFKKDENKISEIQGEIIVKSINTFDKKRDQHLKKNDFFNAENFPIIKFKNTEAIVLKDNKANTKLTLTVKDKTKTVPISFKYLGKRTDPWTNKDGIYFEGSFKINRFDFGINWSKNFDGGLVVGEEVIIKFTIEAYQSNDKPAFSRFYLPTDTVKRNVSLDAKTSGGPLILPNGKITKNTTANIAPDSDYTEISNIALTLVSTGILFVITIVFGIWGQARLVDYLEEKGMSENVTLLLSTIIVTSFIVASIYITSEYTGVGTHPLFQR, encoded by the coding sequence ATGAGAAATTTGTTAAATAATTACAAATGGTGCCTGATTGGGCACCTTTTTATTACCCTATTAATTTCCCTTAATACTTTTGGTTCAACTTCTTATATTGTAAATAAAGAGCACTCTAAGCTTAAGTTTAGCATCAAGTATATGGCACTGACTGACGTTGAAGGCCAATTTGATGACTACACAATCTACTTTAAGAAGGATGAGAATAAGATCAGTGAGATTCAGGGTGAGATTATTGTTAAAAGTATCAACACTTTTGATAAGAAGAGAGATCAGCATTTAAAAAAGAATGATTTCTTCAATGCAGAGAACTTTCCAATTATAAAATTTAAAAATACTGAAGCTATTGTTTTAAAAGATAATAAAGCTAATACAAAGCTTACTCTTACGGTAAAAGATAAAACAAAGACTGTACCTATTAGCTTTAAGTACTTAGGTAAGCGTACAGACCCTTGGACAAATAAAGATGGTATTTACTTTGAAGGAAGTTTTAAAATCAACCGTTTTGACTTCGGTATCAACTGGAGCAAGAACTTTGATGGCGGACTTGTTGTAGGTGAAGAAGTAATCATTAAGTTTACGATTGAGGCCTATCAGTCAAATGACAAACCGGCCTTCTCTCGCTTCTATCTTCCTACAGATACAGTAAAAAGAAACGTCTCTCTGGATGCTAAGACATCCGGAGGGCCGCTCATTCTACCAAATGGTAAAATTACAAAGAACACAACGGCCAATATTGCACCAGATAGTGATTATACAGAGATTTCAAACATTGCCCTAACACTGGTTTCAACAGGGATTCTCTTTGTAATCACGATCGTTTTTGGTATCTGGGGACAGGCAAGACTCGTAGATTATTTAGAAGAGAAAGGAATGTCAGAAAATGTTACACTCCTACTATCAACTATAATCGTAACATCATTTATTGTGGCATCTATCTACATCACTAGTGAATACACGGGTGTCGGAACTCACCCACTTTTCCAACGCTAA
- a CDS encoding inorganic pyrophosphatase, with amino-acid sequence MTNSELNDFLEKYGKMFRPNPWHGIKTWDDEDKKVLNAYIEITPNDRVKYEVHKESGYLMVDRPQKFSNIIPQLYGLIPRTYSDEKSANFAQAETGRTGIVGDLDPIDICVLAEKNIVQGDILVNCIPVGGFRMLDGGEIDDKIIAVLKDDAMFGHITDIDQVPAPVLAELKHYFLTYKEIPVKEGEAKVEITETYNAETAMKVINLGIEDYNEKFVK; translated from the coding sequence ATGACTAACTCAGAACTTAATGATTTCTTAGAGAAATATGGAAAAATGTTTAGGCCAAATCCATGGCATGGTATCAAGACTTGGGACGATGAAGACAAGAAAGTTCTAAACGCTTATATCGAAATTACTCCAAATGATCGTGTGAAATATGAAGTTCATAAAGAAAGCGGTTATCTAATGGTCGATCGCCCACAGAAGTTCTCAAATATTATTCCACAGCTATATGGATTAATCCCACGTACATACTCAGATGAAAAATCTGCAAACTTTGCTCAAGCAGAAACAGGACGCACAGGAATTGTTGGTGATCTTGATCCAATCGATATTTGCGTACTTGCTGAAAAGAATATTGTTCAAGGTGACATCCTAGTAAACTGTATTCCAGTTGGTGGTTTCAGAATGCTTGATGGCGGAGAGATTGATGATAAGATTATTGCTGTTCTAAAAGACGATGCAATGTTTGGTCACATCACTGATATCGATCAAGTTCCAGCACCAGTTTTAGCAGAGCTTAAGCACTACTTCTTAACTTATAAGGAAATCCCTGTAAAAGAAGGCGAAGCTAAAGTTGAAATCACAGAAACTTACAATGCAGAAACTGCGATGAAAGTTATCAACCTCGGAATAGAAGACTATAATGAGAAATTTGTTAAATAA
- the dtd gene encoding D-aminoacyl-tRNA deacylase, which translates to MKIVIQRVSSSNVKVNNDVVAQIERGLHLLVCIEHEDSQQTLKKAADKILALRIFADEQGRMNRSVVDIQGSILAVSQFTLSWNGKKGNRPSFDGSAKPDIANKMFNEFIEILQSTVPVEKGVFGESMAVEIHNDGPVTFHIEF; encoded by the coding sequence ATGAAAATAGTTATCCAACGAGTCTCAAGTTCCAATGTAAAAGTTAATAATGATGTAGTTGCTCAGATTGAGAGAGGACTTCATTTACTTGTTTGTATTGAACATGAAGACAGTCAGCAAACACTCAAGAAAGCAGCAGATAAGATTTTGGCCTTAAGAATATTTGCGGATGAGCAAGGACGGATGAATCGTTCTGTTGTTGATATCCAAGGAAGCATTCTTGCTGTTTCACAGTTTACTCTTTCTTGGAATGGTAAAAAAGGTAATCGTCCAAGCTTTGATGGAAGTGCAAAACCAGATATAGCAAATAAGATGTTTAATGAATTTATTGAGATACTACAAAGCACTGTCCCTGTAGAGAAGGGAGTCTTTGGAGAAAGCATGGCCGTCGAAATACATAACGACGGGCCAGTGACTTTTCATATTGAATTCTAA